One genomic segment of Clostridium saccharoperbutylacetonicum N1-4(HMT) includes these proteins:
- a CDS encoding class I SAM-dependent methyltransferase, with translation MNYSKLKELWEKEEKKAFEGWEFSYIENRWESEELPWDYKEILSEFLNPGYKLLDMGTGGGEFLLSLKHPYNNTSVTEMWEPNVELCKKRLKPLGIEVKQVFNDSELPFKDESFDMIINRQASFDIKEVKRILKPNGIFITQQVGGKNNEVLSKVLIKNFKPLFSGNTLENNLKKFKENSFEILYAKEFFPHLRFKDIGALVYFAKIIEWEFPSFSVDSCFEELCKLYEGIKVNGYVESIEHRFVIVCRKQK, from the coding sequence ATGAATTATAGTAAATTAAAAGAATTATGGGAAAAAGAAGAGAAAAAAGCCTTTGAAGGATGGGAGTTTTCATATATAGAAAATAGATGGGAATCTGAAGAACTACCTTGGGATTATAAAGAAATATTAAGTGAATTTTTAAATCCAGGTTATAAATTACTTGATATGGGAACTGGCGGAGGAGAATTTTTATTATCATTGAAACATCCTTATAATAATACATCAGTTACAGAAATGTGGGAACCCAATGTAGAATTGTGCAAGAAAAGATTGAAGCCGCTTGGTATCGAAGTTAAGCAAGTGTTTAATGATTCAGAGTTGCCTTTTAAAGATGAGTCCTTTGATATGATTATTAATAGACAAGCTTCTTTTGATATTAAAGAAGTAAAAAGGATATTAAAGCCAAATGGGATATTTATTACTCAACAAGTCGGTGGAAAAAATAACGAAGTATTATCAAAAGTATTAATTAAGAATTTTAAACCTTTATTTTCTGGGAATACTTTGGAGAATAACTTGAAAAAATTTAAAGAAAATTCTTTTGAGATTTTATATGCTAAAGAGTTTTTTCCTCACCTACGTTTTAAGGATATTGGAGCCTTAGTTTATTTTGCTAAAATTATAGAGTGGGAATTTCCGAGTTTTTCTGTAGATAGCTGTTTTGAGGAATTATGTAAATTGTATGAAGGAATAAAAGTTAATGGTTATGTAGAGAGTATTGAACATAGATTTGTTATAGTTTGTAGAAAACAAAAATAA